In Solanum pennellii chromosome 3, SPENNV200, a single window of DNA contains:
- the LOC107013897 gene encoding uncharacterized protein LOC107013897 — MAFVLVSGKSSKAQLVAIADAASFYCAIFVLGLLLISSVKENYSTDGAVMKGNQFLSRPCDEIYVVGEGETLHTISDKCGDPFIVEENPHIHDPDDVFPGLVIKITPINTS, encoded by the coding sequence ATGGCGTTCGTTTTAGTATCAGGAAAATCCAGCAAAGCACAATTAGTAGCGATAGCAGATGCAGCTTCGTTTTACTGTGCTATTTTTGTATTGGGTTTGCTTTTGATTAGTTCAGTGAAAGAGAATTATTCAACTGATGGAGCCGTAATGAAAGGGAATCAGTTCTTGAGTCGGCCTtgtgatgaaatttatgtggttGGAGAAGGAGAAACGTTACATACGATTAGTGATAAGTGTGGTGATCCTTTTATTGTTGAGGAGAATCCACATATTCATGATCCTGATGATGTTTTTCCAGGTCTTGTTATCAAAATCACTCCTATAAACACATCGTAG